A genome region from Thermogemmata fonticola includes the following:
- the argG gene encoding argininosuccinate synthase — MTSVADLKGQTVGFAASGGLDSCTITRWLTEQGVRVVCFTADMAQPDETDFRAIEERMRACGAADFVALPLHDMIAAAGIEVIQFQAKYEGAYWNTTGIGRHVIVAGMVPELRRRGIRVLAHGATGRGNDQVRFQLCTNMLAPELTVYAPWRDPAFLQQFRGRAEMIDYCLARKLPIKASKEAPYSTDANLLGLTHEAGKLEHLTTSPWFVQPGMGVLPSQGPAEPEAVTIRFVQGVPTAINGQLLSPFQAIRRANALAGRHGVGICTHVVENRFVGIKSRGVYEAPGMELLGSAYAFLLQLILDRRGRELFDPLSLFMARQIYQGYGFDLASHMARAALAPLTRLATGTITVQLYKGRVEFLAAEDVPHQLYSESNASMEAVGEFDHADSEGFVRVLQVSARALAASGQVVPPAWTNIGH; from the coding sequence ATGACCAGTGTAGCCGATTTGAAGGGCCAGACGGTGGGGTTTGCCGCGTCCGGCGGGTTGGATTCCTGCACGATCACCCGCTGGCTGACGGAGCAAGGCGTGCGCGTGGTGTGCTTCACGGCGGATATGGCCCAGCCGGACGAGACGGATTTCCGGGCGATCGAGGAGCGGATGCGGGCGTGCGGAGCCGCGGACTTCGTCGCTCTACCGTTGCATGACATGATCGCCGCCGCGGGGATCGAGGTGATCCAGTTCCAGGCCAAGTACGAGGGGGCGTACTGGAACACGACCGGGATCGGCCGGCACGTCATCGTGGCCGGGATGGTGCCGGAGCTGCGCCGCCGAGGCATCCGCGTGCTGGCACACGGTGCGACGGGCCGCGGGAACGACCAGGTCCGCTTCCAATTGTGCACCAACATGCTCGCCCCGGAGCTGACCGTCTATGCCCCCTGGCGCGACCCCGCCTTCCTCCAGCAGTTCCGCGGACGGGCCGAAATGATCGACTACTGCCTCGCTCGCAAGCTGCCCATCAAAGCCAGCAAGGAGGCCCCCTACTCGACGGATGCCAACCTCCTCGGCCTGACCCACGAAGCGGGAAAACTGGAACATCTGACGACTAGCCCCTGGTTTGTGCAGCCGGGCATGGGCGTGCTGCCGTCCCAGGGACCGGCGGAACCGGAAGCCGTCACTATCCGCTTCGTCCAGGGGGTGCCCACGGCGATCAACGGCCAGTTGCTCAGTCCCTTCCAGGCGATCCGCCGGGCGAACGCCCTAGCAGGACGGCATGGCGTGGGTATCTGCACCCATGTCGTCGAGAACCGCTTTGTCGGGATCAAGTCCCGCGGCGTGTACGAGGCTCCCGGCATGGAGTTGCTCGGCAGCGCCTATGCCTTCCTGTTGCAGTTGATCCTGGACCGCCGGGGACGGGAACTGTTCGATCCATTGTCCCTGTTTATGGCCCGGCAGATTTACCAGGGTTACGGCTTCGATTTGGCCTCACACATGGCCCGCGCCGCCCTCGCCCCGCTCACCCGCCTGGCCACCGGCACCATCACCGTCCAGCTCTATAAAGGCCGCGTGGAGTTCCTCGCCGCCGAGGATGTGCCCCACCAGTTGTACTCGGAAAGCAACGCCAGCATGGAAGCAGTAGGGGAATTCGACCACGCCGATAGCGAAGGGTTTGTCCGCGTGCTCCAGGTCAGCGCTCGGGCCTTAGCCGCCAGCGGCCAGGTGGTTCCTCCCGCCTGGACCAACATCGGTCACTGA
- a CDS encoding M67 family metallopeptidase translates to MNHPFSPDPFPSYPFDQLLVPQGLHFQLIHHARLALPHECCGLLAGRIHRGQAFVTHVFPLGNALASPTAYLTDPRDLLHAFRSLRQLRCDLLAFYHSHPTSPPWPSRRDLEQNTYGSEVLHVIVSLAEEEPEIAAWRLFPASYQAVPYHRLAS, encoded by the coding sequence ATGAACCATCCCTTCTCCCCCGATCCTTTCCCCTCCTATCCTTTTGACCAACTGCTGGTACCGCAAGGGCTTCACTTCCAACTGATCCATCACGCTCGGCTTGCTCTGCCCCACGAATGCTGTGGCCTGCTGGCGGGGCGCATCCACCGCGGCCAGGCATTTGTCACCCATGTTTTCCCCTTGGGTAATGCTTTGGCCAGTCCCACGGCGTATCTGACCGATCCCCGCGATCTGCTGCACGCCTTCCGAAGCCTGCGGCAACTCCGCTGCGATTTACTCGCCTTCTACCACTCGCATCCGACCAGTCCGCCTTGGCCGAGCCGGCGGGACCTGGAGCAGAACACCTACGGCTCGGAAGTGCTGCATGTCATCGTCAGCCTGGCGGAGGAAGAACCGGAGATCGCAGCTTGGCGGCTGTTTCCGGCGAGCTATCAGGCCGTACCCTACCACCGCCTGGCTAGCTGA
- a CDS encoding PD-(D/E)XK nuclease family protein gives MAEMIRLVLSPSRAARWQRLEEEYERLQRGYGKARVLWLTASRRQAEQRRQRRGERAQDQIRDLQSFADALVHHHAGSFAELSEGDRRQWVWDTLQQCQSSLHYYKRVWDKRGFVERLAGTVAELEEAGISPQLWEETLQNLAGGAGQALQELALLYREYDRRRQQAHALSQAQRQFRAADLWYQNRREPFSELRGVIVTGYVELPRSTAMLLEALAESGIEVWGEAPQVQQGPGLDYHGWSLLAAEKLQPILLPADGSAPPPPSFPAQLRLIEAAGALGEARLIARQVRHWLDQGVPAERILLATRDSQGRLAELYDEVAQEYAVPLAVDRRLPLIRHPVVGFFLLALHVAARHWRFRDVTALLRHSYFRPAWDENDEQRYAAEAFLRRLGIPRGRRALENAIRYWTEQAQKILQESEPQVSPAKAENESQTSAKISRENFPHSSAEDSDEEGSPSQRLPELALQCQDFWRELFRHYDAVGIGNQKTAVSEEEAELAAAEVAESAEGEAGPTEPEVSLVRSEGELLARLRGFAESLGLRPEVLDADEKVVVELLWQSLAGGLQRQRVQSWAELAAYVERVVTLREYTPAGSSGATGAVRLVEAEEAAGLECDYLVLLNMGEGSWPRLNRRETLLADGQRQRLRQAGLPLETAEQRFASEQLLFATLTAAPRQELVLSYAAFDANGESLLPAAFVQQWREQLGTQPLTVLQQKMLLDGYWTQKPLSAAEQRVQYAHAWARGRKADRRSYPAVTEEIEQVLERARQMVEARWARPEYTPYDGRLQNPTAVRMVQQLFDDQCLFNPTALETYLSCPFRFFAQHVLGLQRLPDPAEEIEHTRRGVVLHEALARFHRELAEHGQDRALIQELAAEAAAEAAARRDKAGKAADSENDTAQTAEGNEAEPPWVRRLAELIAEEVERQLPQGHSRLVREIWRWEGVRLRSYARRYWRQWRQLMGRCHKAGLVPQPVAFEEGFGTGERDCQVEAAGLSIRVSGRIDRVDQDLAGSGIWIIDYKTGRGSGYTAAEVERLERLQLPVYALAWEKLAQGGGTSPPVRGLIYWFVTGAGPKIMWPPYRGRSSTDAGSPNWERFRERTVQRLRQVVTAIRQGCFPLAPRERECTRFCPFATMCRISQSRGRKQQRWEWLLEPEGPTSPAPSSPAEDEPCA, from the coding sequence ATGGCGGAGATGATCCGGCTGGTCTTGTCCCCCTCGCGGGCGGCGCGCTGGCAGCGGCTGGAGGAGGAATACGAACGGCTCCAGCGCGGCTACGGCAAAGCGAGGGTATTGTGGCTGACAGCCAGCCGCAGGCAGGCGGAACAGCGGCGCCAGCGCCGCGGGGAAAGAGCGCAGGATCAGATTCGAGACCTGCAAAGTTTTGCGGATGCCCTGGTGCATCACCATGCGGGGAGCTTCGCGGAGCTGAGCGAAGGGGACCGGCGGCAATGGGTGTGGGACACCCTTCAGCAGTGCCAGTCCTCCTTGCACTATTACAAGCGTGTGTGGGATAAGCGGGGGTTTGTCGAACGTCTGGCCGGAACGGTCGCGGAACTGGAAGAAGCGGGCATCTCACCGCAGCTCTGGGAAGAGACGCTTCAGAATCTGGCAGGTGGAGCGGGCCAGGCGTTGCAGGAGTTGGCCTTGCTGTACCGGGAGTATGACCGGCGGCGCCAGCAAGCCCACGCGCTGAGCCAGGCCCAGCGGCAGTTCCGGGCAGCGGACCTCTGGTATCAGAACCGCCGCGAGCCGTTCTCCGAATTACGCGGTGTGATCGTCACCGGCTATGTGGAATTGCCCCGTTCGACGGCGATGCTATTGGAAGCCCTGGCAGAAAGCGGCATCGAGGTGTGGGGAGAAGCGCCGCAAGTCCAGCAGGGGCCGGGACTGGACTATCACGGCTGGTCCCTTCTCGCCGCGGAGAAACTCCAGCCCATCCTTCTACCAGCCGACGGTTCCGCACCACCGCCGCCTTCCTTCCCTGCACAGCTCCGGTTGATCGAAGCGGCGGGTGCGTTGGGAGAGGCACGCCTGATCGCCCGGCAGGTGCGGCACTGGCTGGACCAGGGGGTGCCGGCGGAACGGATCCTCCTGGCCACCCGCGATAGCCAAGGGCGGCTGGCCGAGTTGTACGACGAGGTCGCCCAGGAGTATGCCGTGCCTCTGGCGGTGGACAGGCGGCTGCCCCTGATCCGCCATCCCGTGGTCGGTTTCTTCCTGCTCGCTCTGCACGTGGCGGCGCGGCACTGGCGCTTTCGAGACGTGACGGCCCTCCTGCGACACAGCTATTTCCGGCCCGCCTGGGACGAGAACGACGAGCAGCGCTACGCAGCGGAGGCATTTCTGCGGCGACTCGGCATCCCCCGCGGGCGGCGGGCGCTGGAAAACGCCATTCGCTATTGGACCGAGCAGGCCCAAAAAATCCTCCAGGAAAGTGAGCCGCAGGTTAGCCCAGCCAAGGCAGAAAACGAGTCGCAAACTTCCGCCAAAATCTCCCGCGAGAACTTTCCCCATTCCAGCGCGGAAGACAGCGACGAAGAGGGAAGCCCGTCGCAGCGCTTGCCGGAACTGGCATTGCAGTGTCAAGATTTTTGGCGGGAGTTATTCCGGCATTATGATGCCGTGGGAATCGGGAACCAAAAGACCGCCGTCTCGGAGGAGGAAGCGGAGTTGGCCGCTGCCGAGGTGGCAGAGAGCGCGGAGGGGGAGGCTGGCCCGACAGAGCCGGAGGTGAGTCTCGTCCGATCCGAAGGGGAGTTGCTGGCACGCCTGCGTGGGTTTGCCGAGAGTTTGGGTTTGCGCCCCGAAGTGCTGGACGCGGACGAAAAGGTGGTGGTGGAGCTATTGTGGCAAAGCCTGGCGGGCGGACTCCAGCGGCAGAGGGTGCAGAGCTGGGCGGAGTTGGCGGCATACGTGGAACGTGTCGTAACGCTGAGGGAATACACACCCGCCGGTAGCAGCGGAGCAACCGGGGCGGTCCGCCTGGTCGAAGCGGAAGAAGCGGCGGGGCTGGAGTGTGATTACCTGGTGCTGCTGAATATGGGCGAGGGAAGCTGGCCAAGGTTGAACCGGCGGGAGACCCTGCTCGCGGACGGCCAGCGCCAGCGCCTGCGGCAAGCCGGTCTGCCTCTGGAAACCGCGGAGCAGCGCTTCGCCAGCGAGCAGTTGCTCTTTGCCACTCTGACCGCTGCACCCCGCCAGGAACTGGTCCTCAGCTATGCCGCCTTCGATGCCAATGGCGAGTCCTTGCTTCCGGCGGCCTTCGTTCAGCAGTGGCGGGAACAGCTCGGCACGCAGCCGCTGACCGTCCTGCAACAAAAAATGCTGCTCGATGGCTACTGGACCCAAAAACCGTTGAGTGCGGCGGAACAGCGGGTGCAATACGCCCACGCCTGGGCACGGGGGCGGAAGGCGGATCGCCGCTCCTATCCGGCTGTGACGGAGGAGATCGAGCAGGTCCTGGAGCGTGCCCGACAGATGGTGGAGGCCCGCTGGGCCAGACCGGAGTACACGCCGTATGACGGCCGATTGCAGAACCCCACCGCCGTGCGCATGGTCCAGCAGCTCTTTGACGACCAGTGCCTCTTCAATCCGACAGCGCTGGAGACGTACTTATCCTGCCCCTTCCGCTTCTTCGCCCAGCATGTGCTCGGTTTGCAGAGGCTGCCGGACCCTGCGGAAGAGATCGAACACACCCGCCGGGGCGTGGTGCTGCATGAGGCTTTGGCCCGCTTCCACCGGGAACTGGCGGAGCACGGGCAGGACCGCGCGCTGATCCAGGAACTGGCGGCGGAGGCTGCCGCGGAAGCGGCAGCGAGGCGGGACAAGGCCGGGAAGGCTGCCGATAGCGAGAATGACACCGCCCAGACAGCGGAAGGGAACGAGGCGGAGCCGCCCTGGGTCCGCCGCTTGGCCGAGTTGATCGCGGAGGAGGTGGAGCGGCAACTGCCGCAAGGGCATAGCCGCCTGGTCCGGGAAATCTGGCGGTGGGAGGGAGTGCGGTTGCGAAGCTATGCCCGGCGGTACTGGCGGCAATGGCGGCAACTGATGGGGCGATGCCACAAGGCCGGACTGGTTCCCCAACCCGTGGCGTTTGAGGAAGGGTTCGGCACCGGCGAGCGAGATTGCCAGGTGGAGGCGGCCGGCCTGAGTATCCGCGTGAGCGGGCGGATCGACCGCGTGGATCAGGACCTGGCCGGGTCCGGCATCTGGATCATCGATTACAAGACGGGGCGGGGATCTGGCTACACGGCGGCGGAGGTGGAGCGCCTGGAGCGACTGCAATTGCCGGTGTACGCCCTCGCTTGGGAGAAGCTGGCCCAAGGTGGAGGAACGTCGCCGCCGGTGCGGGGATTGATCTACTGGTTCGTCACGGGGGCCGGTCCAAAGATCATGTGGCCGCCGTACCGAGGACGCTCATCCACCGACGCGGGAAGCCCGAATTGGGAACGCTTCCGGGAACGGACCGTGCAACGCCTGCGACAAGTGGTGACCGCCATCCGTCAGGGTTGCTTCCCCTTGGCGCCGCGGGAACGCGAATGCACCCGCTTCTGCCCCTTTGCGACCATGTGCCGAATCAGCCAGAGTCGGGGCCGGAAACAACAGCGCTGGGAATGGCTGCTTGAGCCAGAGGGACCGACGAGTCCAGCGCCTTCTTCCCCAGCAGAGGACGAACCGTGTGCCTGA
- a CDS encoding beta-ketoacyl-ACP synthase III has product MGISYSAVIAGTGRCLPARSVTNDELAESLNLDTSDEWIRTRTGIRARRFAGTGETSATLGTAAARHALEKAGLAPQDLDLIVCATVTPDLMCPATACLIQAALGCRHIPAFDLSAACSGFLYALSVASQYVYTGAARHVLVVGTEVLTRAMDLTDRNSCILFGDGAGAVVLSAQPAGPRGIRRIRLYADGSRQELIQVPSRVTPQPPPGATVPQRLDYLRLAGREVFRFAVTRMIELIQQAELDCRELGLPTFDILIPHQVNQRIIDAALEATHIPPSKVMVNLDKYGNTSAASVPIALDEALETGRCQPGDTLLLVAFGGGLTWSSALITL; this is encoded by the coding sequence ATGGGTATTTCTTACAGCGCGGTCATTGCGGGGACGGGCCGCTGCTTGCCGGCCCGCAGTGTCACCAACGATGAGTTGGCGGAAAGCCTCAATTTGGACACTTCCGATGAGTGGATTCGGACGCGGACGGGGATTCGCGCCCGCCGCTTTGCCGGCACTGGAGAAACTTCGGCCACGCTGGGAACGGCAGCCGCCCGGCACGCTCTGGAAAAAGCCGGCCTGGCCCCCCAGGACTTGGACCTGATCGTCTGCGCCACCGTCACGCCGGACCTGATGTGTCCCGCCACTGCCTGCCTCATTCAGGCGGCCCTGGGATGCCGGCATATCCCCGCTTTTGACCTGTCGGCGGCCTGTTCGGGCTTCCTGTATGCTTTGTCCGTGGCCAGCCAGTATGTGTACACCGGGGCAGCCCGCCACGTGCTGGTCGTTGGGACTGAGGTGCTCACGCGGGCCATGGACCTGACGGACCGCAACTCCTGCATCCTCTTCGGGGACGGGGCCGGCGCGGTGGTCCTCTCGGCTCAACCGGCTGGCCCCCGTGGCATTCGCCGCATCCGTCTTTACGCCGACGGCTCCCGCCAGGAACTGATCCAGGTGCCCAGCCGGGTCACGCCCCAGCCCCCGCCCGGTGCCACCGTTCCCCAGCGCCTGGACTACCTCCGCCTCGCCGGACGGGAAGTCTTCCGCTTCGCTGTCACCCGCATGATCGAATTGATCCAGCAAGCGGAGCTGGACTGCCGGGAACTCGGCTTGCCCACCTTCGACATCCTCATTCCCCACCAGGTCAATCAGCGCATCATCGATGCTGCCCTGGAAGCCACGCATATTCCACCCTCCAAAGTCATGGTCAATCTCGACAAATACGGCAACACCTCCGCCGCCAGCGTCCCGATTGCCCTAGATGAAGCTCTGGAAACTGGCCGCTGCCAGCCAGGCGACACTCTCCTACTCGTCGCCTTCGGCGGCGGCCTGACCTGGAGCAGCGCCCTCATCACCCTGTGA
- a CDS encoding YkgJ family cysteine cluster protein, translating to MSRQPSEPWYADGLAFTCTRCGDCCRGAPGYVWVNEEEIAAIAEHLGEAADRVRAMYTRAVRGQRSLRERSNGDCIFWDAAKGCTIYPVRPRQCRTWPFWASNVASPQAWERTCQVCPGCGQGEVIPAEEITRRVQVIRL from the coding sequence ATGAGCCGGCAGCCTTCTGAACCATGGTACGCTGATGGCCTGGCCTTTACCTGCACGCGCTGTGGGGATTGCTGCCGGGGAGCGCCGGGGTATGTCTGGGTCAATGAGGAGGAGATCGCGGCGATCGCTGAGCATCTGGGGGAGGCGGCGGACCGAGTGCGGGCGATGTACACGCGAGCGGTGCGGGGCCAGCGCTCCTTGCGGGAACGGAGCAACGGCGACTGTATCTTTTGGGATGCGGCCAAAGGGTGCACCATCTACCCCGTGCGTCCGCGGCAATGCCGCACCTGGCCGTTCTGGGCCAGCAACGTGGCCAGCCCGCAAGCCTGGGAACGCACTTGCCAGGTCTGCCCCGGCTGCGGCCAGGGGGAAGTGATCCCGGCGGAAGAGATCACCCGGCGGGTTCAGGTCATCCGGTTATGA
- the queF gene encoding preQ(1) synthase → MEPTATPSADQLETFPNPRPGRDYTIEIVCPEFTSVCPKTGQPDFGTIIFTYVPDQWCVELKSLKLYLQRYRNMGIFYEQVTNRLLDDFVAACQPRRCTVVSKWTPRGGITTTVTCHYEREQPASSSPAGGATPSTSPG, encoded by the coding sequence ATGGAACCGACAGCCACGCCGAGTGCGGATCAACTGGAGACCTTTCCCAACCCGCGGCCAGGACGGGATTACACGATCGAGATTGTCTGCCCGGAGTTCACCAGTGTCTGCCCGAAAACCGGCCAGCCCGATTTCGGCACCATCATCTTTACGTATGTCCCGGACCAATGGTGCGTGGAGCTGAAATCGCTCAAGCTCTATTTGCAGCGCTACCGCAACATGGGCATCTTTTACGAGCAGGTCACCAACCGCTTGCTCGATGACTTCGTGGCGGCTTGCCAACCCCGCCGTTGCACCGTGGTGTCCAAGTGGACCCCGCGCGGGGGGATCACTACGACCGTGACTTGCCACTACGAACGGGAGCAACCGGCTTCATCCTCACCTGCTGGCGGTGCAACCCCCTCTACCTCGCCGGGTTGA
- the queC gene encoding 7-cyano-7-deazaguanine synthase QueC yields MAGKAVVLLSGGLDSATTCALAREEGYTVYALSVDYGQRHRIELERARQLARRLGVAEHRIVAVDLRAIGGSALTADIPVPKDRPAEALAQGIPITYVPARNTLLLALALGYAETLGAFDIFIGANVLDYSGYPDCRPEFLRAFETLAQLATQAGVEGRGRFRIHAPLLYLTKAEIIRQGQRLGVDYALTLSCYDPDPQGRPCGHCDACQLRKKGFAEAGIADPAEAGLASASPAVLEQSAGALP; encoded by the coding sequence ATGGCGGGCAAAGCGGTGGTCCTTCTGAGCGGCGGATTGGACAGTGCCACCACCTGCGCCCTGGCACGGGAGGAGGGGTACACGGTTTATGCCTTGTCCGTGGATTATGGCCAGCGGCATCGGATTGAGCTGGAGCGCGCCCGGCAATTGGCCCGCCGCTTGGGAGTGGCCGAGCATCGCATCGTAGCCGTGGATTTGCGTGCTATCGGCGGCTCCGCCCTGACGGCCGACATTCCTGTGCCCAAGGACCGCCCGGCAGAAGCCCTGGCCCAGGGCATTCCGATCACCTATGTACCGGCCCGCAATACCCTGCTTTTGGCTCTGGCCCTGGGGTATGCGGAAACCCTCGGGGCATTCGACATCTTCATCGGAGCGAATGTGCTCGACTATTCGGGCTATCCCGACTGCCGGCCCGAATTTCTGCGCGCCTTCGAGACCCTGGCCCAACTGGCCACCCAAGCGGGCGTCGAAGGGCGCGGGCGTTTCCGCATCCATGCTCCCCTGCTGTACCTGACCAAGGCCGAGATCATTCGCCAGGGACAGCGGCTGGGTGTGGATTACGCCTTGACCCTCAGTTGCTACGATCCCGATCCGCAAGGGCGTCCCTGCGGGCATTGCGACGCCTGCCAGTTGCGGAAGAAAGGGTTCGCCGAAGCGGGCATTGCTGACCCTGCCGAAGCCGGATTGGCTAGCGCTTCCCCTGCCGTGCTGGAACAGTCCGCCGGTGCACTCCCTTGA
- a CDS encoding PQQ-binding-like beta-propeller repeat protein: MMRYLPAQTLGIAALIAGGVLAGCGLCAGADWPQFLGPNRDNSTPEKVQPWKGELKALWRQPLGPAHSSPVVVQGVVYAFYEPAGKNADALAAFEARTGKRLWENSYERAEFKPLFGAGPRSTPLVHQGRIYTYGGTGILACWKAQDGSLLWKVDTLAEFQARNLFFGVSTSPILVEGDKVVVMVGGPQAGIVAFDARTGQTVWKATQEPASYASPIFARQQLIFLGGSHLLGLSPQGQLLWKFPWEGRVGGLVESSTTPVWTHDLVIGSTVTSGTVALRLNNKEKQIQPEKVWENKHLTCYFSTPVVVGDYLYMINGAASLLNPSITLRCVEVKSGKIVWERKDVGRYHAALLRCGPPGEEHLLMLDDNGHLILLAPDPKGYKELARSKVCGPTWAHPALVDGRLYLRDEQELLCIPLSLH; encoded by the coding sequence ATGATGCGCTATCTGCCAGCCCAGACTCTGGGGATTGCCGCCCTGATAGCGGGGGGCGTGTTAGCAGGGTGCGGCTTATGTGCTGGAGCTGATTGGCCGCAATTCCTTGGCCCCAACCGGGACAATAGCACTCCCGAAAAGGTCCAACCTTGGAAGGGGGAACTCAAAGCACTCTGGCGGCAGCCGCTGGGTCCCGCCCATAGTTCGCCGGTGGTAGTCCAGGGAGTGGTCTACGCTTTTTACGAACCCGCGGGGAAAAACGCCGATGCCCTGGCGGCCTTCGAGGCCCGCACGGGCAAACGCCTGTGGGAGAACAGTTACGAACGTGCGGAATTCAAGCCGCTCTTTGGGGCTGGTCCTCGCTCCACGCCGCTGGTCCATCAAGGCCGCATCTACACCTACGGCGGCACTGGCATCCTCGCCTGCTGGAAGGCACAAGATGGCAGCCTCCTCTGGAAGGTCGATACTTTAGCGGAGTTCCAGGCCCGCAACCTTTTCTTTGGCGTGTCTACCTCGCCGATCCTGGTCGAGGGAGACAAAGTGGTAGTGATGGTAGGCGGTCCGCAAGCCGGCATCGTGGCTTTCGACGCCCGCACAGGCCAAACCGTCTGGAAGGCCACTCAGGAACCAGCCAGTTATGCCTCGCCCATCTTCGCCCGGCAACAGCTCATCTTTCTGGGAGGTTCCCACCTCCTGGGACTGTCGCCGCAGGGACAGTTGCTCTGGAAGTTCCCCTGGGAGGGCCGCGTTGGAGGGCTGGTCGAATCCTCCACCACTCCGGTTTGGACTCACGATCTGGTGATCGGCAGCACCGTCACTTCAGGAACCGTAGCATTGCGCCTGAATAACAAGGAGAAGCAAATCCAGCCGGAGAAGGTGTGGGAAAACAAGCACCTGACCTGCTATTTCTCGACACCGGTTGTGGTCGGCGATTACCTGTACATGATCAACGGAGCGGCCAGCCTGCTCAATCCGAGCATTACCCTGCGTTGTGTCGAGGTGAAGAGCGGCAAAATTGTCTGGGAACGCAAGGATGTGGGGCGCTACCATGCCGCCCTGTTGCGTTGCGGACCGCCGGGAGAAGAACATCTGCTGATGCTCGATGACAACGGCCATCTGATTCTCCTGGCGCCGGATCCCAAAGGGTACAAGGAACTGGCCCGGAGTAAGGTCTGCGGTCCCACCTGGGCCCATCCCGCCCTGGTGGATGGCCGCCTGTATTTGCGCGATGAACAGGAGCTGCTCTGCATTCCTCTGTCTCTGCACTAA
- a CDS encoding beta-ketoacyl-[acyl-carrier-protein] synthase family protein, with protein sequence MRRRVVVTGMGVITPLGQSVAELFAAQVEGRTAVGPITRFDARTFPTTFASEVKGFDLGRFLRDPQRYRNCGLNTQFALAAARQALEDAGLLDPARGDRSRMGVYLGSGEGSDEFPVLVRGLAHASPPPESPGPVDPARFTQFMLQWMNGPRESEQEMYTPAAHLAVEFALEGPNLACQTACAASSQAIGEAMDLIRSGAADVMLAGGSHSMIHPLGVTGFNRLTALSQRNDSPQTASRPFDRDRDGFVLGEGAGLLVLEELEHAKARKATIYAELTGYGSTADAFRMTDPHPEGRGASQAMAQALADAALQPADIGYINAHGTSTQANDATETAAIKAVFGPQAYRIPISSSKSMLGHLIAAAGAVELIITIMALRHGVIPPTINYQTPDPACDLDYVPNTAREARFQHALSNSFGFGGQNIALIVSRFSS encoded by the coding sequence ATGCGCAGGCGTGTTGTCGTCACCGGGATGGGGGTGATTACACCCTTGGGGCAGAGCGTGGCCGAGTTGTTCGCGGCACAAGTCGAGGGGCGCACCGCCGTCGGCCCCATCACCCGCTTCGATGCCCGCACCTTTCCGACGACCTTCGCTTCAGAAGTCAAAGGATTCGATCTAGGCCGGTTCCTCCGCGACCCTCAGCGCTACCGCAACTGCGGCCTGAATACACAGTTTGCCTTGGCGGCGGCCCGGCAAGCCCTCGAAGACGCCGGCCTGCTCGATCCGGCGCGGGGGGATCGTTCCCGTATGGGGGTCTATCTGGGGTCCGGGGAAGGCAGCGATGAGTTTCCGGTCCTGGTGCGCGGTTTGGCTCATGCTTCGCCGCCGCCGGAGTCGCCCGGTCCCGTCGATCCCGCCCGCTTCACCCAGTTCATGTTGCAGTGGATGAATGGTCCCCGCGAAAGCGAGCAGGAGATGTACACGCCGGCGGCCCACCTCGCCGTGGAATTCGCCCTGGAAGGTCCCAATCTGGCGTGCCAGACCGCCTGCGCCGCCAGCTCCCAGGCGATCGGAGAGGCGATGGACCTGATCCGTTCCGGCGCCGCCGATGTCATGCTCGCTGGCGGCTCCCATAGCATGATCCATCCCCTGGGAGTGACGGGCTTCAATCGCCTGACGGCCTTGTCCCAGCGCAATGACAGCCCGCAGACCGCCAGCCGACCCTTCGATCGGGACCGCGACGGCTTTGTCCTCGGTGAAGGGGCGGGCCTCCTCGTGCTCGAAGAACTCGAACACGCCAAGGCTCGCAAGGCAACCATCTATGCCGAACTGACCGGTTACGGCTCTACCGCGGATGCCTTCCGCATGACTGATCCCCACCCCGAAGGACGCGGGGCTAGCCAGGCTATGGCCCAAGCCCTGGCGGATGCAGCTCTCCAACCCGCCGACATCGGCTACATCAACGCCCACGGTACCAGCACCCAAGCCAACGACGCCACGGAAACCGCTGCAATCAAAGCCGTCTTCGGCCCCCAAGCGTATCGCATCCCGATTTCCAGCAGCAAAAGCATGCTCGGCCACCTCATCGCCGCCGCCGGAGCCGTGGAACTGATCATCACCATCATGGCCCTGCGCCACGGAGTCATTCCCCCCACCATCAATTACCAGACCCCGGACCCCGCCTGCGACCTGGACTACGTCCCCAACACGGCGCGGGAGGCCCGCTTCCAGCATGCTCTCAGCAACAGTTTCGGCTTCGGCGGCCAGAATATCGCCCTGATCGTCTCACGCTTCTCCTCCTGA